A single window of Modestobacter italicus DNA harbors:
- a CDS encoding urease subunit alpha — MVQLSRERYAQLYGPTTGDRIRLADTDLLIEVTEDRSGGPGLAGEEAVFGGGKVIRESMGQGRATRAEGAPDLVITGAVVLDHWGVVKADVGIRDGRIVALGKAGNPDTMDGVHPDLVIGPGTEVLSGNGKVLTAGGVDCHVHFICPQIVPTALGSGVTTLIGGGTGPAEGSKATTITPGDWYLARMLEAMDPLPVNVALLGKGNTVSLDSLEEQLRAGASGFKLHEDWGSTPAAIDAALTVAGRNGVPVALHSDTLNEAGFVEDTLAAIAGRSIHAYHTEGAGGGHAPDIITVAGHPNVLPSSTNPTRPHTVNTLDEHLDMLMVCHHLDSSVPEDLAFAESRIRPTTIAAEDLLHDLGAISMIGSDAQAMGRVGEVVLRTWQTAHVMKRRRGSLPGDGAADNLRARRYVAKYTICPAVAHGIDAEVGSVEPGKLADLVLWEPKFFGVRPHVVLKGGMIAWAMMGDANASIPTPQPVLPRPMFGAYGRVPAQTSLHFVAPAALEAGLADRLSIERRLAAVADTTRLGKADMPENTALPDIRVDPDTFTVSVDGEVWEPDPVRELPMAQKYFLF, encoded by the coding sequence ATGGTCCAGCTGTCCCGCGAGCGCTACGCGCAGCTCTACGGCCCCACCACCGGCGACCGCATCCGGCTGGCCGACACCGACCTGCTCATCGAGGTCACCGAGGACCGCAGCGGCGGCCCCGGCCTGGCCGGCGAGGAGGCGGTCTTCGGCGGCGGCAAGGTGATCCGCGAGTCGATGGGGCAGGGCCGCGCGACCCGCGCGGAGGGCGCGCCGGACCTGGTCATCACCGGCGCCGTCGTGCTGGACCACTGGGGGGTCGTCAAGGCCGACGTCGGCATCCGCGACGGCCGGATCGTCGCCCTGGGCAAGGCCGGCAACCCGGACACGATGGACGGCGTCCACCCCGACCTGGTGATCGGCCCGGGCACCGAGGTGCTCTCCGGCAACGGCAAGGTCCTCACCGCGGGCGGCGTCGACTGCCACGTGCACTTCATCTGCCCGCAGATCGTGCCGACCGCGCTCGGCTCGGGCGTCACCACGCTCATCGGTGGCGGTACCGGCCCGGCCGAGGGATCCAAGGCCACCACGATCACCCCCGGCGACTGGTACCTCGCCCGCATGCTAGAGGCGATGGACCCGCTGCCGGTCAACGTCGCCCTGCTGGGCAAGGGCAACACCGTCTCGCTGGACTCCCTGGAGGAGCAGCTGCGGGCCGGGGCCAGCGGCTTCAAGCTGCACGAGGACTGGGGCTCCACGCCCGCCGCGATCGACGCCGCGCTCACCGTCGCCGGGCGCAACGGCGTCCCGGTCGCGCTGCACTCAGACACGCTCAACGAGGCCGGCTTCGTCGAGGACACGCTGGCGGCGATCGCCGGGCGGAGCATCCACGCGTACCACACCGAGGGGGCCGGCGGCGGTCACGCGCCGGACATCATCACCGTCGCCGGGCACCCGAACGTGCTTCCCAGCAGCACGAACCCCACCCGCCCGCACACGGTGAACACCCTCGACGAGCACCTCGACATGCTCATGGTCTGCCACCACCTCGACTCGAGCGTGCCCGAGGACCTCGCCTTCGCCGAGAGCCGGATCCGGCCGACGACGATCGCCGCCGAGGACCTGCTGCACGACCTCGGCGCCATCTCGATGATCGGCTCGGACGCGCAGGCGATGGGCCGGGTCGGCGAGGTGGTGCTGCGCACCTGGCAGACCGCGCACGTCATGAAGCGCCGCCGCGGCTCGCTGCCCGGTGACGGCGCCGCGGACAACCTGCGGGCCCGGCGCTACGTCGCCAAGTACACGATCTGCCCGGCGGTGGCGCACGGCATCGACGCCGAGGTGGGGTCGGTCGAGCCGGGCAAGCTGGCCGACCTGGTGCTGTGGGAGCCGAAGTTCTTCGGGGTGCGGCCGCACGTCGTCCTCAAGGGCGGGATGATCGCCTGGGCCATGATGGGCGACGCCAACGCCTCGATCCCGACGCCGCAGCCGGTGCTGCCCCGTCCGATGTTCGGGGCCTACGGCAGGGTCCCGGCGCAGACGTCGCTGCACTTCGTCGCCCCGGCGGCGCTGGAGGCGGGGCTGGCGGACCGGCTGTCGATCGAGCGGCGGCTGGCGGCCGTCGCCGACACCACTCGGCTGGGCAAGGCGGACATGCCGGAGAACACCGCGCTGCCGGACATCCGGGTCGACCCGGACACCTTCACCGTCTCGGTGGACGGCGAGGTGTGGGAGCCCGACCCGGTCCGCGAGCTGCCGATGGCGCAGAAGTACTTCCTCTTCTGA
- a CDS encoding GntR family transcriptional regulator, which produces MNEDAGPIFRQIAVQLEDAIVDGSLVEESQAPSSNELAAFHRINPATAAKGLNQLVTDGVLYKRRGVGMFVATGAREQLLKRRRSEFAEQYLTPLLLEADKVGITVAEIAAMLRERGGQA; this is translated from the coding sequence ATGAACGAGGACGCCGGCCCGATCTTCCGGCAGATCGCCGTCCAGCTGGAGGACGCGATCGTCGACGGCTCGCTCGTCGAGGAGAGCCAGGCGCCCTCCTCCAACGAGCTCGCCGCCTTCCACCGCATCAACCCCGCCACCGCAGCCAAGGGCCTGAACCAGCTGGTGACCGACGGGGTCCTCTACAAGAGACGAGGAGTCGGGATGTTCGTCGCCACCGGGGCCCGGGAGCAGCTGCTGAAGCGGCGCCGCAGCGAGTTCGCGGAGCAGTACCTCACGCCGCTGCTGCTCGAGGCCGACAAGGTCGGCATCACCGTCGCCGAGATCGCCGCGATGCTGCGCGAGCGGGGTGGGCAGGCGTGA
- a CDS encoding urease subunit gamma, with protein MLISPHEQERLMLSYAAELARRRRARGLRLNLPEATAIVSDHVLEGARDGVRVTDLMQSGRTVLTRDDVMDGVPELLEEVQVEATFPDGTKLVTVHQPIP; from the coding sequence GTGCTGATCTCCCCGCACGAGCAGGAGCGGCTGATGCTCAGCTACGCCGCCGAGCTCGCCCGGCGCCGGCGGGCCCGCGGCCTGCGGCTCAACCTCCCCGAGGCGACGGCGATCGTCAGCGACCACGTGCTGGAGGGCGCCCGCGACGGGGTGCGGGTCACCGACCTCATGCAGTCCGGGCGCACGGTGCTGACCCGGGACGACGTCATGGACGGCGTGCCCGAGTTGCTGGAGGAGGTGCAGGTGGAGGCGACCTTCCCGGACGGGACGAAGCTGGTCACGGTCCACCAGCCCATCCCGTGA
- a CDS encoding PadR family transcriptional regulator has translation MKPTTPWSRHSRHHHVPTPGADAGDHRHHPHDHPGRERFDSARADGGGRRHHPPFGGGPFAGGPFGGPGGPFGEGPRGHRGGPRGGRGGRHGRAGRGDVRSAVLLLLADEPMHGYQLMQAVAERTGGAWRPSPGAVYPTIAQLEDEGLVTVVVDGGRKLVTLTEAGREHLAGLGDVDPFAAFAGDADSPDLRALLGELMGAAHQLGRVGDPAQLAAAGRVLTDARRALYLILAGQADPSPTRETDDDPSA, from the coding sequence ATGAAGCCCACCACCCCGTGGTCGCGGCACAGCCGCCACCACCACGTCCCCACCCCCGGCGCGGACGCCGGGGACCACCGCCACCACCCGCACGACCACCCGGGCCGGGAGCGCTTCGACAGCGCCCGCGCCGACGGCGGAGGCCGCCGACACCACCCGCCCTTCGGTGGCGGACCCTTCGCCGGCGGGCCGTTCGGCGGCCCCGGCGGGCCGTTCGGCGAGGGCCCGCGAGGCCACCGCGGCGGACCCCGCGGCGGCCGGGGAGGGCGCCACGGCAGGGCCGGGCGCGGCGACGTCCGCTCCGCCGTCCTGCTGCTGCTGGCCGACGAGCCGATGCACGGCTACCAGCTCATGCAGGCGGTGGCCGAGCGCACCGGCGGCGCCTGGCGACCGAGCCCCGGCGCGGTCTACCCCACCATCGCCCAGCTCGAGGACGAGGGCCTGGTCACCGTCGTGGTCGACGGCGGCCGCAAGCTGGTCACGCTCACCGAGGCCGGCCGCGAGCACCTCGCCGGCCTGGGTGACGTCGACCCGTTCGCGGCCTTCGCCGGCGACGCGGACTCACCGGACCTGCGAGCGCTGCTGGGCGAGCTCATGGGCGCCGCCCACCAGTTGGGCCGGGTCGGCGACCCGGCGCAGCTCGCGGCGGCCGGTCGCGTCCTCACCGACGCCCGGCGGGCGCTGTACCTCATCCTCGCCGGCCAGGCCGACCCGTCGCCCACCCGCGAGACGGACGACGACCCCTCGGCCTGA
- a CDS encoding urease accessory protein UreF: MTAALLTLADSRLPAGGHTHSGGVEQAIAAGVIGDPASLALFLRRRLTTSGAVAAGLAAAACRAVDDADPVAALSALDAEADARTPSPALRATSRQQGRGLVRVGGRAWPHPAWAALPGQPHHPLALGVAAAAGGLAPRDAAGAAAYLSVSGPATAAQRLLAMDPITVAAVTARLAPEVDAVAAAAADGLPAAADPLLDLLAEVHTARTDRFFAS; the protein is encoded by the coding sequence ATGACGGCCGCGCTGCTCACGCTGGCCGACTCCCGGCTGCCCGCCGGGGGCCACACGCACTCCGGTGGGGTGGAGCAGGCGATCGCCGCCGGGGTGATCGGTGACCCGGCCTCGCTCGCCCTGTTCCTGCGGCGCCGGCTGACCACCTCCGGGGCGGTCGCCGCCGGGCTGGCCGCGGCAGCGTGCCGTGCCGTGGACGACGCCGACCCGGTCGCCGCGCTGTCCGCGCTCGACGCGGAGGCCGACGCCCGGACCCCCTCGCCGGCGCTGCGCGCTACCTCGCGGCAGCAGGGGCGCGGGCTGGTCCGGGTCGGCGGCCGGGCGTGGCCGCACCCGGCCTGGGCCGCCCTCCCGGGCCAACCCCACCACCCGCTGGCGCTCGGGGTGGCCGCCGCTGCCGGTGGCCTCGCCCCCCGCGACGCGGCCGGGGCGGCGGCGTACCTGTCGGTCTCGGGTCCGGCCACCGCCGCCCAGCGGCTGCTCGCCATGGACCCGATCACCGTCGCCGCGGTCACCGCCCGGCTGGCCCCCGAGGTCGACGCGGTGGCCGCCGCGGCCGCCGACGGGCTGCCGGCGGCCGCCGACCCGCTGCTGGACCTGCTCGCCGAGGTGCACACCGCCCGCACCGACCGGTTCTTCGCCTCATGA
- a CDS encoding urease subunit beta codes for MSRSEPVRGRDGVTPGVVPGEVIPAAGVIETLPGAPRTELPVRNTGDRPVQVGSHFHFAQANAALEFDRAAAHGQRLDIAAGTAVRFEPGIQRTVVLVPLAGARVVPGLTSDGGLG; via the coding sequence GTGAGCCGGTCAGAGCCCGTGCGCGGGCGCGACGGGGTCACTCCTGGCGTCGTACCGGGCGAGGTCATCCCCGCAGCGGGCGTCATCGAGACCCTGCCCGGCGCGCCGCGGACCGAGCTCCCGGTGCGCAACACCGGCGACCGGCCCGTGCAGGTCGGCTCGCACTTCCACTTCGCCCAGGCCAACGCCGCGCTGGAGTTCGACCGGGCGGCCGCGCACGGTCAGCGGCTCGACATCGCCGCGGGCACAGCCGTCCGCTTCGAGCCCGGCATCCAGCGCACCGTGGTCCTGGTGCCGCTCGCCGGCGCCAGGGTCGTGCCCGGTCTGACGTCCGACGGAGGTCTCGGCTGA